The sequence below is a genomic window from Draconibacterium halophilum.
AAAGTTTTTCGGTACCAGCCAATTCCAATATGTGGCAATGCCCCGGTGCGTCCGGTGCGCAGGCGGGCTTCGTCCTCCATATCTTGTGCAACCCGTACTTTCTGGGCATCAATTTGTTTGTCGAATGGTCCTTTAATGGCCCAATCGTGTGGAACTTTTACATCTTCCCAGCCATCAACTGCGGTTGCCGGAAGTTGAGCGTCAGTAACTTCCTGGTTAATGAACTTCCAGTCTTTTTCAAGTGTTTGTTTACTTCGTGTTTCGTTGTCTGTTTCAGCACAAGCCGAAAAAAGGAAGAGAATAATGAATAAAGAAAATAAAGATTTCATATGGTATTAATTGTTTGTTTTTAGCAGATTTTAATGCGACACCTATTCATACCGTTAAAACTTACACTTTAATGGTTATTTTATTTGCCATATTGTTTTGCCCTTTCATTAAAAGAATTTCAAATGGTACCTACTATTATAGATGCATTCATGTTTATTCATACATATGTTTTCAGTAAAATATTTGTTGCCGTAAGTTATAATTCTACTGGTAGGTACTGGTATGGTACAAATATGCAAAGAAAACCAATCATCTGTATCATTTCAGAACCTATCGTGCAACACAATATTTTTAGAAAAAGAGCAATTAAGATAGCGAGAGTGGCAGACTGAATTGAAAGCTGCTGCCTTTGTCTTTTTCGCTGTCGACCCAAATGTTGCCACCATTTATTTTAACAAATTCCTGGCAAAGAATTAAGCCTAAACCTGTACCTTTTTCTTTGGCGGTGCCTTCGCGTTGCACTGAATTTTCAATTTTAAACAGGTTTTCTATCATTTCCGGGGTCATTCCAATGCCATCATCTTTTACCGTAACAAGAAGCATTTCGCCATCCTTTTTGGCAAACAGTTCAATGTTGCCGTTTTTATTCGAGAATTTTATGGCGTTGTTCAGCAGGTTTCGAACAATAAAGTTTACCATATCGTAATCGGCATAAACCATGGCTTTCTTTTCAGACACCTCAATGGTGACTCCTTTTGCTTTGGCAACTTCAAGGGTTAGTTCTTTGTTGGTTTCAAAAACTTTATGAATAAAAAACGACTGTGGCTCGAATTTAATGGTGCCGGTTTGTGTGCGCGACCATTCTAAAAGGTTTTCCAGCAATTTGTATCCACTGGTGGCTGCCTGGTACATACCGTCGATAAGAACACCAAAATCATTGGAATTTTGTGCCTCCTTTTCATTTCGAAGCAAATCGGAAATACCTATTAGAACATTAAACGGATTTTTTAAATCGTGTGCAATAATCGAGAAGAATTTGTCTTTTGTAGCATTTAGCTTTTTTAAGTTTTTTTCATCCTCGGCAAGTTTCACGAGGTTTTCTTCGAGCAATAATTTTTGGCGGTTTATGGTGTTGTAATTGGCTTTTAGTTCATCGGTATGTTTTTTTCGGAGAATGAGGAAAAAACTAAGTGCCACCAGAATTATCAGTAGAGCAATAATTGCAAAGGCGGCTTTTACACGAAATTTAAACTGATCGCTTTCGGTTTTGGCCGTAGCCAGTTGTTGTTCAAGTATTATTTTATTTCTTTCGGCCCGACTGGTTTCGTCGGCTTCGAAATTTCCTAATGCTTCTACTATTTCATCCGGCTTTAATACCTCAAATGCTTCTTTTGCTTTTGAAATCATTTCGTAAGCTTTCTCGTATTGCCCAAGACCGGCATAGGCTTCTGCTTTTTCGTTAAAATAGTCGGAGAGGTAGTCGTATTTCTCTAGTTTCCGACTCAGCGCAATGGCCTTATCGTAGTAAATTATTGCTGTTCGGAAGTCTTTCTTTTTTAGGTGGTACTTTCCGTTTACGTAATTTATTTCAACGGCAAGCTTTGTAAATTCATTTTGATCGGTGTAATCGGTTATTTTATTACTATAAGTTTCTGCTTCCTCCAGATCTCCTGTTTCAAGGTAATAATTAATAAAACCAAGTATCACTTCAATTTCGCGTTGTTTATCGATAACTTGTGGCAAAAGTTTCCGGGCTTCGTTCAAATGGAAAAGCGCTTCTTCGTGCCGGTTTAATTTCAAGTAATTATTGCCTAGCGAAGTGTGGCTTAGGCTTTGGTTACCAATGTTTTCTGTTGCTTTGTCAACTTCCAGTGCTTTTTCGTAATAACGCAGACTATTGCGGTATTCTTTTAAGTATTCGTAGTACGAAGCAATATTGCCATATGCTTCAGAAAGGGCATAATTCTCGTTGGTTTCTTCGCAAATATTCTTTGCTTTAATAATGTATTTTAGCGCCTGAACCTGGTCTTTTCCGTAGGAATATAAAACGCCAAGGTTTAAATAACATCCTATCAATGAGAGTGAATCGTTGGTTGCGGTAAATATATCAATTGCTTGTTCGAGGTTGGATATCGCAGGCAGCCAATCTCCCAACTGGTCGTAAACATAACTGATTAAGAAAAGTGCAGTTCCTTCGCCGTATTTATAGTTTATTTTTTTTGATAGATCCAGGGCTTTTTCAGCATACTTAAGCGAGCTGTCGGCATTAAAGTAACCGTATAAATCAGACAGATTGAGGTAAATATTTACAACTATCTCCGCATTGGTTTCGGTTTTTACCAATGTTTTCAGCGAATCAATTTGGGATGTTTCGTTACCAAAAACAGATGAAAAACTAAAACTAAAAACGAACAATAAACTCAGTAATATATGTTTTTTATGAATTCTCATAGGTTTGCACAGTTATGCAAATATAATTAAATCAAAAGTATACAGTTAGAATTATAGATTAGATGTTCTTAATTTAATGAGTTATTTTTATGTTATATAGCTGGTTGTGTCGTTATAAAATGAATGTACATGAAGACAGGCCATAAAACTGATAAATTTCATATTTCTAATTCTTTTTATACCTTGTCGGCGTAAGATCAGACATTATAAAACCTAAAATGTATGTTGAAACATTCCTTTGGTATTATTTGCATCGTCTTGCTTTTTATGGTAGCGGCATGCTCCTCAAACAAAAATTCAAAAGACACAGACAAAAAAGATCACCCAATTATTGATCGTGATTTACCTGAGATTTTGGAAGATGGAGTATTAAATGTTGTTACCACATACAGCAGTACCAGTTATTTCTTGTACCGCGGGCAGCCCATGGGCTATGAGTACGAATTGCTAAAACGTTTTGCCGAACATATTGGTGTTGAATTTAGAATTGTGATCTCGAATGACTTTGAAGCCATGCATCAAATGTTGATGAATGGCGAAGTTGATCTCATTGCACATGGATTAACTGTTACCGGCAAGCGAAAGGAGTTGGTACAGTTTACCGATTACTTGTATCTGACACACCAGGTTTTGGTACAAAAAAAGCCCGATAACTGGAGGAGGTTAAGATGGAGCAAATTGCAAAAATCGTTGCTCCACGATGCTATTGATTTGATTGATGATACGGTTTCGGTGCGGGCCAACTCGTCATATTTAAACAGGGTAGAAAACCTGATGGACGAAATGGGCGGAAAAATATATGTAGATACCCTGCCAGGCGATTTATCGACTGACAAAATTATTGAAATGGTAAGTAACGGCGAAATCAAGTATACGTTTGCCGATAACAATATTGCCAGCATTAATGCATCGTATTATCCCAATCTCGATATTCGCGTACCGGTTAGTTTTTCGCAGCGTATGGCCTGGGCTATCAGGCCCGAGTCGGATCAGTTACTTACGGAGCTAAACGGTTGGATCGACTCGATGAAAGACGGGGTGGCTTATTACGTTATTTATAATAAATACTTTAAAAACGAACGGTCGTTTAAACGTCGAGAGAACAGTGTTTTCTATAGTATAAATCATAGTCGGATTAGTGAATATGACGACTTAATACAAACGTATGCGGATACACTGAATTGGGACTGGCGATTGCTTGCTTCGCTGATATATCAGGAATCAAGATTTAATCCGGTGTCCGAATCGTGGGCTGGTGCAAAGGGGCTTATGCAAATGATGCCACAAACAGCCGAGCGGTATGGAGTAAGCGACAGAACTGATCCCGAACAAAGTATTGAGGGAGGAACCACAGTGTTGAATGTGTTGTGGAAACGGTTTATTGATATTCCCGATTCTGTTCAGCGTATTAAGTTTACCATGGCTGCTTATAACAGTGGTTACAGCCATGTGGTTGATGCCCGAACGCTGGCAGAAAAGGAAGGAATTGACAGTTATCGCTGGGACGAATGCGTTGAAGAATCGATGTTGAAATTAAGCTACCCCGAAAATTATAACAAACCGTTTATAAAATATGGTTATGTGAGAGGGATTGAGCCTGTAAGTTACGTAAAACAGATTTTTAGTCGCTACGAGCATTATTCCCAGTTGTTGGAATAAAAATGTCATTCTAAAAACTCCTTGTTAGTTTTAAATAATTTCATTCAAACATTCATAAT
It includes:
- a CDS encoding MltF family protein, which translates into the protein MLKHSFGIICIVLLFMVAACSSNKNSKDTDKKDHPIIDRDLPEILEDGVLNVVTTYSSTSYFLYRGQPMGYEYELLKRFAEHIGVEFRIVISNDFEAMHQMLMNGEVDLIAHGLTVTGKRKELVQFTDYLYLTHQVLVQKKPDNWRRLRWSKLQKSLLHDAIDLIDDTVSVRANSSYLNRVENLMDEMGGKIYVDTLPGDLSTDKIIEMVSNGEIKYTFADNNIASINASYYPNLDIRVPVSFSQRMAWAIRPESDQLLTELNGWIDSMKDGVAYYVIYNKYFKNERSFKRRENSVFYSINHSRISEYDDLIQTYADTLNWDWRLLASLIYQESRFNPVSESWAGAKGLMQMMPQTAERYGVSDRTDPEQSIEGGTTVLNVLWKRFIDIPDSVQRIKFTMAAYNSGYSHVVDARTLAEKEGIDSYRWDECVEESMLKLSYPENYNKPFIKYGYVRGIEPVSYVKQIFSRYEHYSQLLE
- a CDS encoding tetratricopeptide repeat-containing sensor histidine kinase — protein: MRIHKKHILLSLLFVFSFSFSSVFGNETSQIDSLKTLVKTETNAEIVVNIYLNLSDLYGYFNADSSLKYAEKALDLSKKINYKYGEGTALFLISYVYDQLGDWLPAISNLEQAIDIFTATNDSLSLIGCYLNLGVLYSYGKDQVQALKYIIKAKNICEETNENYALSEAYGNIASYYEYLKEYRNSLRYYEKALEVDKATENIGNQSLSHTSLGNNYLKLNRHEEALFHLNEARKLLPQVIDKQREIEVILGFINYYLETGDLEEAETYSNKITDYTDQNEFTKLAVEINYVNGKYHLKKKDFRTAIIYYDKAIALSRKLEKYDYLSDYFNEKAEAYAGLGQYEKAYEMISKAKEAFEVLKPDEIVEALGNFEADETSRAERNKIILEQQLATAKTESDQFKFRVKAAFAIIALLIILVALSFFLILRKKHTDELKANYNTINRQKLLLEENLVKLAEDEKNLKKLNATKDKFFSIIAHDLKNPFNVLIGISDLLRNEKEAQNSNDFGVLIDGMYQAATSGYKLLENLLEWSRTQTGTIKFEPQSFFIHKVFETNKELTLEVAKAKGVTIEVSEKKAMVYADYDMVNFIVRNLLNNAIKFSNKNGNIELFAKKDGEMLLVTVKDDGIGMTPEMIENLFKIENSVQREGTAKEKGTGLGLILCQEFVKINGGNIWVDSEKDKGSSFQFSLPLSLS